The Deltaproteobacteria bacterium genome contains the following window.
AGGGATTCCCAAAGGGGCCATTCAGATCATACCCACTACGGACCGGGAAGCCACGGCCGAACTGTTGAAATTAGAGGAACATATCGATCTGGTTATTCCCAGGGGCGGAGAGGGCCTGATCCGCATGGTAACGGCCCAGGCCCGGATGCCGGTCCTGAAACACTATAAAGGCGTTTGTCATATTTTTGTCGATAAGGGGGCTGATATGGAGATGGCTTACCGTATTTGCCTGAACGCCAAAGTCCAGCGTCCCGGGGTCTGTAATGCCATGGAAACCCTGCTGGTCCACAAGGATGTGGCCAAAGCGTTTTTGCCCGGGATGGCCAAACGGTTTCGAAAAGAAGGGGTGGAAATTCGAGGGTGTCCCCAAACCCTCAAAATCATCGGTAAGGGGAAAGGCCTCCGGGAGGCAGCGGAAGAAGATTGGTACGAGGAATATCTGGATCTGATTCTGGCCGTTCGGGTGGTCGAGGGTATGGAAGAGGCTATGGCCCACATCAGGCAATATGGCTCCAGCCATACGGAATCCATTATCACCCAGGATTATGACCGGGCCCGTGAATTTTTAAAATCAGTCGATTCATCGGTCGTTCTGGTTAATGCCTCCACCCGATTCAATGACGGAAATCAATTAGGTCTGGGGGCGGAAATCGGGATCAGTACCTCCAAATTGCACGCCTTCGGTCCCATGGGACTGACGGAACTGACCACCACCAAGTTTATTGTCTTTGGGCAAGGACAGGTCAGGGGCGATTAGACATGGGACGCGAGGGGGCAGACAGGGCAAAAGGGGTGAGGCGAGAAACAGAAAGTCCAGAGCAAAAAAACGTTCGGCGTTTGGCGTTCGGCGTTCGGCGACTAACAGCGGCTCCCGATCTCGACAGAAAACCCAGAACTCCGAACTCCGAACTCCGAACTCCGAACTCAAAACGGATCGGTCTGTTCGGAGGCACCTTCAATCCTATCCATTTAGGGCACCTCAGGGCCGGAATTGAGATCCAGGAAGCCTTTTCTTTAGACCAGGTCCTTTTCATCCCTACGGCCATTCCCCCTCACAAAAAAACTCTGAACCTCCTCCCTTTTGGACATCGGTTGAAAATGGTCCGTCTGGCCATCGCCGGCCGTCCTTTTTTTAAGACTTCGGAGGTAGAAAAAAAGAGAAAAGGGAAATCCTATTCCATTCAGACCCTGCGCTTTTTCAAAAAGGCCTATGGAGTCCAAGCCGAGCTTTATTTTATCCTTGGGATGGATGCCTTTTTGGAGATCAATACCTGGAAGGAATATCAAGAGCTCTTTCGATTGAGTCATTTTGTGGTTATGGATCGGCCGGGATACCGGAGGAGCCATATCAAAGGATTCCTTCAACAGGAAATCTCTCCGGATATTGTTTTTTATCCCAGGGAAAATCGATTCCTTCTTCCCTGGGGATTTTCGGTCTATTTATTTCCCATAACCCTTATGGATATTTCATCTACCAGGATTCGAACCCTCAGACAGAAAAATCGATCGATCCGCTATCTGGTCCCGGAAAAAATAGAAGAATATATCTTAGAGAAAGATTTTTATGCCCCCTAAAAAACATCCCCAAACGTTATCTTCCCGAGAAAAGGCCTTGTTGATTGCCAGGGTGGCCCTTCAAAAAAAACCCCTGGCCCCTCTTTTGCTCGATGTCGGGGAAAACTGTTCCTTTGCCGATTACTTTTTAATCCTGAGCGGAACCTCAACCCGCCAGACCCAGGCTCTGGCCGCTCATTTGGATGAAACACTTGGTAAATCAGGGATTGAACCCCGGGGAATCGAAGGGATGGATCCCGGCCTCTGGATCCTGCTGGATTATAATGAAGTGATCGTTCACATCTTTTATGAGTCGGTCAGAGAATTTTACGACCTGGAGGGATTGTGGATAGAAGCCCCGCGCTTAGCTCTCTCTCCGGACGAAACAGGGACTCCGGTTTCCTGATGTCTGCCCGCCTTCTCCTCCTGGTCATCCTGGACGGCTGGGGGATAGGTCCCTCCTACGCCGGGAATGCCGTTTCTCTGGCCCGTACCCCGAACATTGACCGTTTATTTAACCTCTGGCCCCATGCCCAGTTAAAATGTTGGGGGGAATCCGTCGGCCTGCCTGAAGGGCAGATGGGCAATTCCGAGGTGGGGCATCTTAACCTTGGAGCCGGTCGTGTCGTCTATCAGGATATTACCCGTATTGACCGGGCCATCAGAAGGGGGGATTTTTCCCAGCATCCGGGTTTTCTTGAAACAATTCGGCACTGCCGGGATAGGGGAACGACCCTCCATCTCCTGGGTCTGGTCTCGGATGGCGGGGTCCACAGCCATCTCAATCATCTGCTGGCCCTACTCAGGTTGGCAAAAAAGGAGAAATTGGAACGGGTAATGATCCAGGCCATTATGGATGGACGGGACACCCCGCCCAAAATGGGCCTGGAGTTTATTCGAAACCTGCAGGAACAGATCCAGGAAATAGGCCTGGGGCGGATAGCCACCATATGCGGCCGCTTCTATGCCATGGATCGGGACAACCGCTGGGAGCGGGTGGAAAAGGCCTTTAGCGCCCTGACGGAGGGTAAGGGAATCCCGGTTCAGGATCCTTTGCAAGCCGTTGAGGAAGCCTATCAAAAGGGAGAAAGCGATGAATTTATTTCTCCCCGCATTTTAACCGGGGAGGATGGCCGGCCGGTTGGGACCATTCGAGACGGGGATACCGTTCTTTTTTTCAATTTTCGGGCCGACCGGGCCAGAGAGATCACCAGGGCCTTTATAGAGGAGGGCTTTATGCCCTTCCCGGTTTCAAACCGCCCCGGACTTTCAGAGTTTATGACCATGACCGAATACGATTCCCGTTTTTATCCGAAGGTGAAAGTGGCCTATCCTCCACAAAACCTGGTCCATACCGTGGGAGAAACCATCAGCCGTCAGGGGATCCATCAGCTCCGGATTGCCGAAACGGAAAAATATGCCCATGTAACCTATTTTTTTAATGGGGGGATAGAACCCCCTTTCCCATTGGAAGAGCGCTGTCTCATTCCTTCCACCAAAGAAGTCCCTACCTATGATCTAAAACCCTCCATGATGGCTCAGGAAGTGACCCGGGAGGTCTTAACCCGGATAAGAACAAATCGCTATGGATTTATGGTTTTGAATTATGCTAATCTGGATATGGTCGGTCATACCGGGAAATTGGAAGCAGCCATTAAGGCCTGTGAAGTGGTTGATACCTGCCTGGGAGAGGTGGTTTCTGAGGTGGTTGCTCAGGGGGGGATGCTTTTGATAACCGGGGACCATGGCAACGCCGAGGAGATGATCGACCGCCGTCATGGCGGGCCTCATACGGCCCATACTTCAGCCAACCCGGTCCCTGTTTTATTAGTAGACCCAAAGCGGCCCAGGGCCGGATTAAAAGACGGGATTCTGGCTGATGTGGCCCCAACGGTTTTGACCCTCTTGGATATCCCGATCCCGGAGGAGATGACCGGGACATGTTTGTTGGCAGGATAGATGAAAATAAAG
Protein-coding sequences here:
- a CDS encoding nicotinate-nucleotide adenylyltransferase, which encodes MAFGVRRLTAAPDLDRKPRTPNSELRTPNSKRIGLFGGTFNPIHLGHLRAGIEIQEAFSLDQVLFIPTAIPPHKKTLNLLPFGHRLKMVRLAIAGRPFFKTSEVEKKRKGKSYSIQTLRFFKKAYGVQAELYFILGMDAFLEINTWKEYQELFRLSHFVVMDRPGYRRSHIKGFLQQEISPDIVFYPRENRFLLPWGFSVYLFPITLMDISSTRIRTLRQKNRSIRYLVPEKIEEYILEKDFYAP
- a CDS encoding 2,3-bisphosphoglycerate-independent phosphoglycerate mutase, with protein sequence MSARLLLLVILDGWGIGPSYAGNAVSLARTPNIDRLFNLWPHAQLKCWGESVGLPEGQMGNSEVGHLNLGAGRVVYQDITRIDRAIRRGDFSQHPGFLETIRHCRDRGTTLHLLGLVSDGGVHSHLNHLLALLRLAKKEKLERVMIQAIMDGRDTPPKMGLEFIRNLQEQIQEIGLGRIATICGRFYAMDRDNRWERVEKAFSALTEGKGIPVQDPLQAVEEAYQKGESDEFISPRILTGEDGRPVGTIRDGDTVLFFNFRADRAREITRAFIEEGFMPFPVSNRPGLSEFMTMTEYDSRFYPKVKVAYPPQNLVHTVGETISRQGIHQLRIAETEKYAHVTYFFNGGIEPPFPLEERCLIPSTKEVPTYDLKPSMMAQEVTREVLTRIRTNRYGFMVLNYANLDMVGHTGKLEAAIKACEVVDTCLGEVVSEVVAQGGMLLITGDHGNAEEMIDRRHGGPHTAHTSANPVPVLLVDPKRPRAGLKDGILADVAPTVLTLLDIPIPEEMTGTCLLAG
- the rsfS gene encoding ribosome silencing factor, which codes for MPPKKHPQTLSSREKALLIARVALQKKPLAPLLLDVGENCSFADYFLILSGTSTRQTQALAAHLDETLGKSGIEPRGIEGMDPGLWILLDYNEVIVHIFYESVREFYDLEGLWIEAPRLALSPDETGTPVS
- a CDS encoding glutamate-5-semialdehyde dehydrogenase translates to MDLKTQIVQIAKQAKEACPVLSGLNSGQKNQALEQMARALIKKTGSILKENKRDMELAEKAGHPKAFLDRLRLTEATLREMAQGLLEVVQLPDPVGEVTGLWLRPNGLQVGRMRIPLGVIGFIYESRPNVTVDAAGLCLKSGNAVILKGGSEAIHSNLILTQILQECLSQEGIPKGAIQIIPTTDREATAELLKLEEHIDLVIPRGGEGLIRMVTAQARMPVLKHYKGVCHIFVDKGADMEMAYRICLNAKVQRPGVCNAMETLLVHKDVAKAFLPGMAKRFRKEGVEIRGCPQTLKIIGKGKGLREAAEEDWYEEYLDLILAVRVVEGMEEAMAHIRQYGSSHTESIITQDYDRAREFLKSVDSSVVLVNASTRFNDGNQLGLGAEIGISTSKLHAFGPMGLTELTTTKFIVFGQGQVRGD